The genomic DNA TCCATGATGAAGAACGCGGTGCCGATCACCGCGTCGTCCTCGCACAGCGCGAAGGTCCGCGGCACCGGGACGGTGGTCTTCGCGAGCGCGGTGATGACGCGGTACTCGCGGTCCACCGCGTGCGCGGAGGGCAGCAGCTTGCCCGGCGGCTTGCGTCGCAGCACGTACTCGCCGCCCGGCGAGCTCAGCCGGTAGGTGGGATTGGACTGGCCGCCCTGGAACTGGCTGACCGTGACCGGCCCCCGGAAGTCGGCGACGTGCCGGGCCATGTAGCGCTCGAGCGCGGCGACGTCGAAGCGGTGCGTGTCGCGGACCGGCACAGTGTCGGCGGTGGAGACGACCTCCGGGGTGTCGGCGGCGTCGGGGGCGGCGCGGCGCGAGACGCGATCGGCGCTCATGGGCTGCGGGGACCGATTATGGCACGGGCGGCGCATCGAGGCCCGGGGGAGTTGGCCCGCCGCGCTCCGCTCGGCGCCGCCACGCGAGCGTCAGCGTGGAGATCAGCAGCGTGCCCATCACTCCGCCCACCATGCAGGCCACCGCCACGCCCCATCGCTCGGCGATCCAGCCCATCAACAGCGAGCCGATCGGGGTCATCCCCGCGAACACCAGGGCGTAGAGGCCCATGATCCGCCCGCGCAGCTCGTCCGGCACCGTGATCTGCACGGTGGTGTTGCAGCTGGTCATGAACACGATCTGCGCGAAGCCCATGGCCATCAGCACCGCGGCGGCGAGCCCGAAGTGGCGCGCGAACGACAGCCCGAACAGCAGCACCGCGGCCGCGATGGCCGAGCCGGCCACCAGGACGATCGGCGGCCGGCCCACCGCGAGGACCGCCACCAGCAGCGCGCCGATCACCGCGCCGACCCCGAGCGAAGCCATCAACAGACCGAAGCCGTGCGCGCCCTCGTGGAGCACGTTGCGCGCGATCAGCGGCACCAGCACGTTCATGTTGACCACGAAGAGACTGACCGACAGCAGCAGCCCGAGCACCAGCGCGATGCGCGAGGTGCCGACCGCGTAGCGCACGCCTTCCGCGATCTCGGCGCCCATGCCGAGGCCGCGGCGCGGGCGCGGCGCGCCCTCGGTGCGGATGGCCGCGAGCGCGCCGAGGACCGCGATGAAGCTGGCCCCGTTCAGCAGGAAGGCGGCCGCGGTCCCGTACCGCGCGACCAGGAGCCCGGCCGCGGCCGGGCCCACCACCCGTGCGCCGTTGAACACCGCCGAGTTGAGCGCGATCGCGTTCATCAGGTCGGGGCGCGGCACCAGGTGGGCGATGTAGGACTGGCGCGCCGGCATGTCGAGCGTGGTGGCGCAGCCGTAGAGCGCGGCGAGCACCGCCACGTGCCAGAACTGCACGTGCCCGCTCCACACGAGCGCGGAGAGGGTGAAGGCCTGGAGCATCAGCGCGGTCTGGGTGCCGAGCAGCATGCGCCGCTTGACCACGCGATCGCTGATCACGCCGGCCACGAAGGAGAACAGCAGGATGGGGCCGAACTGCAGCGCCCCGATGAGGCCCAGCCGGAACGGCGAGTTGGTCAGCTCGAGCACCAGCCACGACTGCCCCACGCTCTGCATCCACGTGCCGATCAGCGAGACGAGCTGTCCCGACCAGAAGAGGCGAAAGTCGCGGTGGCGGAGGGCGCGCAGGCCCGCAGGCAGGGCCATGGTTCGCTATACTGTGCCACGGAATGCTTCGCTCCTCGCTGCTCCTCTGCGGCGCGGTGTGGCTGCTCGCGCTGATGACCGTCTCGCCGGCGAGCCCGTCGTCGTGGATCGCGGCCGCAATGACGTCGCGGGCCGGCGCGCACGCTTCACTCGCGCAGTCGCGCAAGAGCCTCGCCGGGCAGCTCCTGGTGGCCACCGAGCAGCTGGGCGATCCCCGCTTCGCGCGCACCGTCGTCTATCTGGCCCGGCACGACGCGACCGGGGCGCAGGGACTCATCGTGAACCGGCCACTGCGCGAGGTGCCGATCGCCGAGCTCCTGCGTCGCCTCGGCGTGGACGAGACCGGCGTCACCGGCAACCTCCGCCTGCACTACGGCGGCCCGGTCGAGCCCGCGAGCGGCTGGCTCCTGCACACCGGCGAGTATGCGACCGAGGGCACGGACCGGGTGGCGCCCGACGTCGCGCTGACGCCGCTCACGCCGCGCTCCTCGGTGCTCGGCGAGATCGGGCGCGGCGGCGGCCCGCGCCGCTACCGGTTCCTGCTGGGCTACGCGGGCTGGGCGCCCGGCCAGCTCGAGGCCGAGATCGACAGCGGCGCCTGGATCACGGTCTCGGCCGATGAGGCCCTGCTCTTCGACGACGACTACGCGCGCAAGTGGGAGCGCGCCACCGCCCGCCGCCGCACCATCATCTGATCGGGGTCAGGTCTTGCATTACGACATTTTTCTGCCACGTGGCCGGCAGGGCGCTGGCGAAATGTCGTAATGCAAGACCTGACCCCTAGTGGGACGGGGCGGGGCCGTAGGTGGGGGCGGGGAGGCCTTCGATCAGCACGTTGACGACCGCGGGGAGGCCGGAGGCCAGCGCGCGGTCGAGCGCGGGCTCGAGGTCCCCGGCGCGCTCGACGCGCTCGCCGTGTCCGCCCAGGGCGGTCGCGATCTGCTCGTAGCGCGACGGCAAGAGCTCGCAGCCCACCGTGCGGTCGGCGCCGTAGTGGCGGATCTGCAGCTGATGCTCGGCGTTCCAGCGCGCGTCGTTGCCGATCACCGCCACCACCGGCAGGCGGTAGCGCAGGGCGGTGTCCAGCTCGAAGGCGTGGAAGCCGAAGGTGCCGTCGCCCAGCGCCGCGATCACCGGCCGATCGGGATGACGGAGCCGCGTCGCGACGGCCATCGGGATCGCGCCGCCGATCCCGCCGGCGGGCCCGTTGAAGAGCCGCGGCGGCTCGGACTCCACCCCGCCCTGGATCCACTGCCCGAACTCGCCGCCGTCGGCGACCAGGATCGCGCCGCGGTCCACGTGACGCTGGAGCGCATCGGCGACCCGCAGGGGATGGATCGGCGAGCGCGTCGACCGCCGCCCGGCCGCCCACTCGGCGGGGACGGTCGCGCGGGCGACCATCACCTCCTCGCCCCACGCGTGATGGCGCAGACCCCGACCACGCGCGGCCCGCGCGAGCTGATCGGCGACCAGCGCGGGATCCGCCACGATGCCGAGGGCGCCCGCGCGCAGCGCCGCCGCGTCGGGATCCACCTGGATCACGCGGCAGTCCGCGCCGAAGGCCGGCGGCTGGGCGAAGCGCACCACGAAGTCCGGCTTCTTGCCCAGGAGCAGGAGGAGGTCGGCGCGGCCGATCACGAGCGAGGCCATGTGCAGCCACGGATCGTTGAAGCCCCGCGGGCTCTCCATCGCCAGCGCGGGCACGCCGGTCGCCGCGCCGAGGCGCGCCACCGCGGCGCGCCGGTCGCCACGTGCCATCGCGGGCCCGAGCAGGATGAGCGGGCGGTGCGCCGCGGCCAGCAGGCCCAGCACCTCCTCCACGCGCTCGACCGGCGCGGCGATGGGCGTCTCGCGCTCCCCCGCGGCCACGGCGGTGACGTCATCGCCGATCCGGGCCTCGAGCAGATCGCCGGGCAGGCTCACGTGCACCGGGCCGGGGCGGCCGCTTCGCGCCAGATCGAGCGCGGCCGCGATATCCTCTCCGAGCCGGGCCGCATCCTTGGCCCGCCACGACGCCTTGGTGACCGGCGCGGCCACCGCGGCCTGATCCATCTCCTGGAAGCCGCCCCGGCCGACCTGCGCCAGCGGCGCGTGCCCGCTCAGCAGCACCACCGGCGATTCCGACATGAGCGCGCCGTAGAGCGCCGAGACCGCGTTGCAGTGGCCGGGGCCGGCGGTGACCAGCGCCACCCCCGGCTCGTCGGCGAGCCGGCCCCACGCATCGGCCATGTGCACTGCCGCCGCCTCGTGGCGCGTGTGCAGGATCGACAGGTCATGACCGAGCGTCGCGTCGTACAGCGACAGGATCTGGTTGCCGGAGAGCGAGAAGACGTGGCGGACGCCGGCCGCCGCGAGAGCTTCGACCACCAGGTGCGCGCCGGTCCGGGGCACGCCGGTCACCGCACGCGGCCGCGCGCGACCACCGGCCACACCACCTCGACCGCGCCGTCTCGGACCCCGTAGATCTCGTCCACCATGTTGGTGACCACGCAGCAGTGGTTCGGCACCACGCTCACCACCTCGCCGACGGCCGGCCGCTCCGCGCACGCCGAGAAGTCCACCACCGCGTGCTCCTCGGAGAGATGCGCGACGTGCGCCTCCGGGTACTCCATGAGATGGCCGTAGCCCTTCATGTGATAGAGATCCGAGGTGAGCACCTTGCTGCCCGCGTCGAGCACGCCCCGCTCGTCGGTGGGACGGCTCACCACGGTGGCGCGCACGCGCATCGCGCACTGCTCCCAGGTGGCGGTGCCGGTGGAGACCACCATCGCGTCGTTGTACACGCACGTGCCCGCGCGGTGCTCGGTCAGCATGGGAAAGCGGTCCACCGTCGCCAGCGCGGGCGTGCCGCCGCCCGACACCACCGGGACGGGGATTCCCGCCTGCTTGAACAGGGCCAGCGCCCGCTCGAAGAACTCGCGGGTGTCCGGGTCCCGATTCGGGAAGGTCATGAGCCCCTGGAAGCGCAGCCCGGGCCGCGCCATCGCCTCGCGGGCCAGCGCGAGCGCCTCGTCCGGCGTCTGCACGCCGGTGCGGCGGAAGCCGGTATCGCACTCGACGAGGAACGGCAGGTCCACCTGGTGCCGCGCCGCCGCCTCGGACAGCTCGCGCGCGACGACGCCGTTGTCGAAGACCACCGCGAGCCGGGGCACCCGACGGGCCAGCGCCATCAGCCGCTCGGTCTTGGCGGCGCCGAGGATGTTGTAGGTGAGCAGCACGTCGTCGGCCACCTTGGCGTCGGCGAATACCTCGACCTCGCCGAGCTTCTGACAGGTGATGCCGACCGCGCCCGCCGCCATCTGCATCTTCCCGATGTCGGGGATCTTGTGCGTCTTGATGTGCGGGCGATTGGCGACGCCCAGCCGGCCGAGATGCGCCTGCACGCGGCGGATGTTGTCCTCCATCACGTCGAGGTGCACCGTGACGGCGGGCGTGTCGAGATCGCGGAGTGCGGTCACGGGCTCCTCCTGACCTTCTGCTTCCAGAGCTCCCACGGACGGCCGACGGTGCCGGCCACCGCCGCCTCCGCCTGCTGCGCCTCGCCCGGGCTCAGGTAGGTGACCGGGCCGCCCAGGGCCATCGCCTGCGCCTGCAGGCGCGCGTTCATCTCGGTGTAGATGCTTCGGAAGACCACGATGGGCAAGCTCGGGCCCACCACCACCGCGCCGTGCCCGCGCATGAGCGCGACCGGCCGCGGGCCGAGGGCCTGGGCCAGCGCGCGGCCCAGGGCGGGCGTGCGCACCAGCATGTCGGTGTCACCGCCCGCGGCGGCGCGGATGTCGAACACCGGTACCCCGGCGGCGAGGAACGCGCTCATGTGGTAGAGCGGACGCAGCGGCGCGCCGGTGACTCCGAACGGGATCACCGAGGGCGAGTGGTCGTGCACGACGGCCCGCACGTCGGGGCGCCCCCGGTAGATCTCGCCGTGGATGAAGCGCTCGAGATAGCTGCTCCGGCCGCGCGGATCGACCGGCTCGGAGTCCAGGTCGTATTCCATGATGTCGGCGGCGGTCACCAGCTCCGGGGCGAGCGAGCGCGACATCATGAAGCGGCTCGGGTCGCGATCGTGGCGCGCGCTCACGTGCCCGTAGCCGTCGAGCACGCCCTGATCCACGAGGATGCGGTTCGCGGCGACGAGATCGTCGATCAGCTGCGGATTCGCCGGTCCCGCCGACGTCCGCTGCGCGACGGCGCGCCGAGGCCGGAGCAGGGCCGCGGCGAGGGCGGCCGCGCCGCCCGCCACCAGGGCTCGCCGAGTCATCTCGATCATGGCCGGACCCTAGGGTGCGGTGACGGTTTGCCCGCCGCCGGTCGAGGTCACCGTGAAGCTCTCGCCCTGCCGCGTGTAGACGTAGGCGGACCAGCCGGTGGGCGGCGCCGGGATGGAGCCCAGCATCGGCCCGCACGCGACGCCGGACACCGTGGTCTTGGTGATCAGCGCCTCCAGCGAGTCGGGCAGCTCGCCGCAGGTGACCCGGTAGGTGTTGACCGCGGTCGCGATGGTCTGCACGTCGGTGCGGGCCTTGGTGGTGCGCGCCAGGGGCAGGTCCTCGCGCACCGCCTTCTCCTCCCGCTCGCACGCGATCAGCGCGAGCACGACCGCGGCGACGACCGCGATGCTGCGGAGCATTCGCACGAGGCTCATCCTTTCCTGGCTCGGAGAAAATCCGACGCGACGGCCGAACTGTGCCAGAATCATACGCCGCTCGGACGCGTTCAGCCAAGCCGCGACCCCCGAACCGAAAGGAGACCGCGATGACCATCAAGCGACACGCCGTCGGACCCCGACTGAGCCAGGCCGTCGTGCACGGCAACACGGTGTACCTGGCCGGCATCGTCGCCTCGGACCCCTCGGCCGACGCCAAGGGCCAGACCGAGCAGATCTTGAAGAAGATCGACGAGCACCTGGCCGCGACCGGCAGCCACAAGTCCAAGCTGCTCTCGGCCACGATCTACGTGGCCAACATGGGCCTCTACAACGACATGAACGCGGCGTGGGACGCGTGGATCGACCCGGCCAACACCCCGGCCCGCGCCACCGTCGAGGCGCGCCTGGCCACCCCGAAGTACCTGGTCGAGATCATGGCGGTGGCCGCGATCTGATGTCCGCTCCGGCCGACCCGCATTCCAAACCCGGCGCCCGCTTCGCGGGAAAGGTCGCGCTCATCACCGGCGCGGCCGGCGGCATCGGGCGGGCCGCCGCGGTGCGCTTCGCCTCGGAAGGAGCGCAGGTCGGCCTCGTGGACCTCTCGGCAGACGGGTTGCGGGAGACGCTGGCCGCGGCCGAGCAGGCGGGAGGCCGCGGCGTCACCGTGCAGGCCGACGTCACGCGCGCCGATGAGGTGGCGCGCTACGCGAGCACGGTCGCGGAGCGACTGGGCGGCGTCGACTGCTTCTTCAACAACGCGGGCATCCTCGGCGAGGTCCGCCGGCTGGTGGACTATCCCGAGGAGGTCTTCGACCGGGTGATGGCGGTCAACGTCAAGGGCGTCTGGCTCGGCATGAAGACGGTGGCGCCGCTGCTGCGGGCCCGCGGCGGCGGCGCGATCGTCAACACCGCGTCGATCGCGGGGCTGCACGGCTCGCGGGTTCCGCTGGTCGCCTACACCGCGAGCAAGCACGCGGTGGTGGGGCTGACGCGCACCGGGGCGCTCGAGCTGGCCCGCGACGGCATCCGCGTGAACGCGGTCTGCCCGAGCCCGATCGAGACCGCAATGGTGCGGGCGCTCGAGGAGGCCGCGAGCCCCGCCAACCCCACCGGCTTCCACGACCGGATGGCGAGCACCATCCCGCTGCGGCGCTACGGCAGCCCCGACGAGGTGGCCGCGCTGGTGGCGTTCCTCTGCAGCGCCGACGCCCGCTACATCACCGGCGGCATCTACCCGGTCGATGGCGGCGCCACCGCGTAGCCGGCGGGCGATAAAGGCCCATCTGCATCGTTGGCGCCCTCGGCCGCACGCTCAACGTAGAGAGACTACGCTTCGCGTGCGGCCTTCGGGCGCCGCCTCGCAGCTGGACCTTTCTCGCCCGCCGGCAGAGCTCTCACCCGGACCGGCTAGCCGCGCGGTGGCGGGCGCGGGGTCAGGAGCCGAGGAGCGAGACGCCCGTCTTCTCGGGCGCCGGGGTCGCCGTCGGCGCGGCGGCGGCCACGTGCGACTTCAGCGCCGGCATGACCTCGCGGGCGAAGTGCCGCATGTTCTGCTCGGCGTCCTCGTAGGGCATGCCCGCGTAGCTGAACACGCCCACGTAGTGGCTGTTGCCGGTGCGAGCGTGGATGTCGAGGATCTTCTCGTAACACTGCTCGGGCGTGCCCCACACCTGCAGGTTCATGAAGTAGTCGATGACGGTGTCGGTACCGTACTGGTGGATCTTCTCCGCCATCTTGCCGTAGTACTCGTAGCCCTTGGTGTGGGCGAGGTGGTCACCCTGGAACTGGTAGTGATCGAGCACCGTCTGGTAGTAGCCGCCGATGTAGCGCCGGGCCATCGCCTCGGCCCGGTCGGCGCTCGCGTCGCAGAAGGTCCAGCCCGCCGAGACCGGCGGTGGCGCGTCGGCGTGGTTGACCTGGCGGTAGACCTCGCGGTAGGCGTCCAGCTCCCGCGCCACTTCCTTCCACGGCTTCTGCGGGATGATCAGGATGCCCACGCCCAGCTCGGCCATGATGCGCACCGACTCGGGCGAGACCGCGGCCGCGTAGGTGCGCCCGCGGAAGGACTTGAACGGGGCGGGTCGGATGGCCGCTCGCGGCTGCTTGACGAAGGCGCCGTCGTACTCGCAGTAGCCGCTCTCGAGCCCACGCAGCAGCATCTCGGCGGCCTCGACGAAGCGCGGCCGCGACTCGTCCATCGAGAGGCGGAAGCCGTCGAACTCCACCTTGCCCGCGCCCCGGCCGAGCCCGAGGATCAGGCGGCCGCCCGACAGATTGTCGAGCATGGCGACCTCCTCGGCCACGCGCATCGGATCGTGCCAGGGCAGGACGACGACCATGGAGCCGAGCTGGGCGGTACGGGTGCGGCCGGCCATGTAGGAGAGGAACTGCAGCACGTCGGGGCACATCGTGTAGTCGGTGAAGTGATGCTCGACGCCCCAGACCGACTGGTAGCCGAGCGGCTCGGCCAGCTCCGCGAGCCGCAGCTCGTTCAGATAGACGTCTCGATCGCTCCGCGCCTTGCTCGGATTCTGGAATACCGCGGCCATCCCGACGTGCATGTGGGTTCCCCCTCGCGGGGATGGTACGCGAGGGGGAACCGGGCCAGCAAGCCGGTCAGGCGACGCGACGCAGGGGCCTCGCGGGCGCGGGCGCTTCCGCACCGCGCCGGACCACGAGCTCGTACCCGCGCGGGACGCGGGCCATCAGCACCGGCCAGACGTCCTCGAGCATCCACTCCCAGCCGCCCGGCACGGACACCACGACCTGGCCCAGCGACCAGACCCCGCGCGGCGTGACCTGCACGGAGACGAACGACTCGCCGCCCAGCTTGCGGTCGACCAGGGACTGCACGTAGGCGCGCGTCGACAGCGCCTTCGCCTCGCTGCGGTCGCGGAGCACCCGCCAGGCGAGAGGTCCCACCACCAGCAGCAACCCGATCCCCGTCGCGACAAGAACATCGATCATGGCGCTCTCCTTCCGTGCTTGAGATGCGGGAGGCGCCTCGAGGGATTCTTCATCTTTCCGACATAGAAGACCGGAATCGATTCGCCCCACCGCGGCGTCCAAAGAGCCGATGAGGAGGAATCAACCCATGACGGCAAAACGCATTCTCGTACCTCTCGATGGTCGTGAGTCGAGCGAGGCCGCGGCGGCGCTGGCCGCCGACCTGGCCCGCAGCAGCGGCGGCACCGTTCGCCTGCTGCAGGTCCATCCCGTGCCCGCGCAGCGGATGGGCACCTTCGGTCGGGTGGTGGCCTACGCCGACCAGGAGATGGCACGCCTGACCGGCGAAGGGCGGGACTATCTCGAGAGTGTGGAGGCGCGGCTCGGGTCGGTTCCCGTCGAGATGGTCGTGCGGTTCGGCGACCCCCGGGAGGAGATCCTCACCGAGGCGGAGGCGTTCGACGCCGATCTGATCGTCGTCACCGCGCCCCGTCGCACCGGATGGCTGTCGCGCCTCGGCCGGGGCGGCATCGGCGAGCGTCTGCTGCACGACTCCACGGTTCCCGTCGTCGTCGTGCGCGCCGCCTGACCCGAACCGGATCTAGTCGTAGAGCCGGCCGCGCTGCAGCTTCCGATGGCAGTGGAAGAGCGTGTACTCGATCGTGCGCGCGGAGACGCCCAGCGCGAGGGCGTGCCCGCGTAGCCGTTTCAGGTACTGCTCCCACTGCGCGACCGTGAACGCCCGCCCGCGCGGGTTGCCCGCCACCGACCGAATGCGGAACAGCAGCTGCCAGCAGCGGACGTCGAGCACGCCGTAGCGGCGCGGATCGATCAGGGTCAAGATCGCGGACGCGGTGGCCACGCTCACCCCGAGCAGCGCGGTGAGGTGCTCGATGCGCTCCCGTTCGCTCCGAGCGGCCAGCGCGGCGGTGGAGGCCCGACGGATCCGAGCCGCCGTGTTCCGCTCGTAGTGACGACGCGCGCGGGGACTCTTCCACCGGCACATCGCCA from Candidatus Methylomirabilota bacterium includes the following:
- a CDS encoding phosphotransferase; amino-acid sequence: MSADRVSRRAAPDAADTPEVVSTADTVPVRDTHRFDVAALERYMARHVADFRGPVTVSQFQGGQSNPTYRLSSPGGEYVLRRKPPGKLLPSAHAVDREYRVITALAKTTVPVPRTFALCEDDAVIGTAFFIMEWVQGRVMADPLLPGVSPGDRGRIYDSMNDVLTHLHQVDL
- a CDS encoding MFS transporter, coding for MALPAGLRALRHRDFRLFWSGQLVSLIGTWMQSVGQSWLVLELTNSPFRLGLIGALQFGPILLFSFVAGVISDRVVKRRMLLGTQTALMLQAFTLSALVWSGHVQFWHVAVLAALYGCATTLDMPARQSYIAHLVPRPDLMNAIALNSAVFNGARVVGPAAAGLLVARYGTAAAFLLNGASFIAVLGALAAIRTEGAPRPRRGLGMGAEIAEGVRYAVGTSRIALVLGLLLSVSLFVVNMNVLVPLIARNVLHEGAHGFGLLMASLGVGAVIGALLVAVLAVGRPPIVLVAGSAIAAAVLLFGLSFARHFGLAAAVLMAMGFAQIVFMTSCNTTVQITVPDELRGRIMGLYALVFAGMTPIGSLLMGWIAERWGVAVACMVGGVMGTLLISTLTLAWRRRAERGGPTPPGLDAPPVP
- a CDS encoding YqgE/AlgH family protein; this encodes MLRSSLLLCGAVWLLALMTVSPASPSSWIAAAMTSRAGAHASLAQSRKSLAGQLLVATEQLGDPRFARTVVYLARHDATGAQGLIVNRPLREVPIAELLRRLGVDETGVTGNLRLHYGGPVEPASGWLLHTGEYATEGTDRVAPDVALTPLTPRSSVLGEIGRGGGPRRYRFLLGYAGWAPGQLEAEIDSGAWITVSADEALLFDDDYARKWERATARRRTII
- a CDS encoding thiamine pyrophosphate-binding protein produces the protein MPRTGAHLVVEALAAAGVRHVFSLSGNQILSLYDATLGHDLSILHTRHEAAAVHMADAWGRLADEPGVALVTAGPGHCNAVSALYGALMSESPVVLLSGHAPLAQVGRGGFQEMDQAAVAAPVTKASWRAKDAARLGEDIAAALDLARSGRPGPVHVSLPGDLLEARIGDDVTAVAAGERETPIAAPVERVEEVLGLLAAAHRPLILLGPAMARGDRRAAVARLGAATGVPALAMESPRGFNDPWLHMASLVIGRADLLLLLGKKPDFVVRFAQPPAFGADCRVIQVDPDAAALRAGALGIVADPALVADQLARAARGRGLRHHAWGEEVMVARATVPAEWAAGRRSTRSPIHPLRVADALQRHVDRGAILVADGGEFGQWIQGGVESEPPRLFNGPAGGIGGAIPMAVATRLRHPDRPVIAALGDGTFGFHAFELDTALRYRLPVVAVIGNDARWNAEHQLQIRHYGADRTVGCELLPSRYEQIATALGGHGERVERAGDLEPALDRALASGLPAVVNVLIEGLPAPTYGPAPSH
- a CDS encoding alanine racemase yields the protein MTALRDLDTPAVTVHLDVMEDNIRRVQAHLGRLGVANRPHIKTHKIPDIGKMQMAAGAVGITCQKLGEVEVFADAKVADDVLLTYNILGAAKTERLMALARRVPRLAVVFDNGVVARELSEAAARHQVDLPFLVECDTGFRRTGVQTPDEALALAREAMARPGLRFQGLMTFPNRDPDTREFFERALALFKQAGIPVPVVSGGGTPALATVDRFPMLTEHRAGTCVYNDAMVVSTGTATWEQCAMRVRATVVSRPTDERGVLDAGSKVLTSDLYHMKGYGHLMEYPEAHVAHLSEEHAVVDFSACAERPAVGEVVSVVPNHCCVVTNMVDEIYGVRDGAVEVVWPVVARGRVR
- a CDS encoding class II aldolase/adducin family protein — encoded protein: MIEMTRRALVAGGAAALAAALLRPRRAVAQRTSAGPANPQLIDDLVAANRILVDQGVLDGYGHVSARHDRDPSRFMMSRSLAPELVTAADIMEYDLDSEPVDPRGRSSYLERFIHGEIYRGRPDVRAVVHDHSPSVIPFGVTGAPLRPLYHMSAFLAAGVPVFDIRAAAGGDTDMLVRTPALGRALAQALGPRPVALMRGHGAVVVGPSLPIVVFRSIYTEMNARLQAQAMALGGPVTYLSPGEAQQAEAAVAGTVGRPWELWKQKVRRSP
- a CDS encoding type II secretion system protein GspG is translated as MLRSIAVVAAVVLALIACEREEKAVREDLPLARTTKARTDVQTIATAVNTYRVTCGELPDSLEALITKTTVSGVACGPMLGSIPAPPTGWSAYVYTRQGESFTVTSTGGGQTVTAP
- a CDS encoding RidA family protein, which gives rise to MTIKRHAVGPRLSQAVVHGNTVYLAGIVASDPSADAKGQTEQILKKIDEHLAATGSHKSKLLSATIYVANMGLYNDMNAAWDAWIDPANTPARATVEARLATPKYLVEIMAVAAI
- a CDS encoding glucose 1-dehydrogenase; its protein translation is MSAPADPHSKPGARFAGKVALITGAAGGIGRAAAVRFASEGAQVGLVDLSADGLRETLAAAEQAGGRGVTVQADVTRADEVARYASTVAERLGGVDCFFNNAGILGEVRRLVDYPEEVFDRVMAVNVKGVWLGMKTVAPLLRARGGGAIVNTASIAGLHGSRVPLVAYTASKHAVVGLTRTGALELARDGIRVNAVCPSPIETAMVRALEEAASPANPTGFHDRMASTIPLRRYGSPDEVAALVAFLCSADARYITGGIYPVDGGATA
- a CDS encoding LLM class flavin-dependent oxidoreductase, with protein sequence MHVGMAAVFQNPSKARSDRDVYLNELRLAELAEPLGYQSVWGVEHHFTDYTMCPDVLQFLSYMAGRTRTAQLGSMVVVLPWHDPMRVAEEVAMLDNLSGGRLILGLGRGAGKVEFDGFRLSMDESRPRFVEAAEMLLRGLESGYCEYDGAFVKQPRAAIRPAPFKSFRGRTYAAAVSPESVRIMAELGVGILIIPQKPWKEVARELDAYREVYRQVNHADAPPPVSAGWTFCDASADRAEAMARRYIGGYYQTVLDHYQFQGDHLAHTKGYEYYGKMAEKIHQYGTDTVIDYFMNLQVWGTPEQCYEKILDIHARTGNSHYVGVFSYAGMPYEDAEQNMRHFAREVMPALKSHVAAAAPTATPAPEKTGVSLLGS
- a CDS encoding universal stress protein, which produces MTAKRILVPLDGRESSEAAAALAADLARSSGGTVRLLQVHPVPAQRMGTFGRVVAYADQEMARLTGEGRDYLESVEARLGSVPVEMVVRFGDPREEILTEAEAFDADLIVVTAPRRTGWLSRLGRGGIGERLLHDSTVPVVVVRAA